A genomic window from Luteolibacter sp. LG18 includes:
- a CDS encoding LysR family transcriptional regulator has product MELRQLRAFAETAEAGSITAAAKVLRLTQPALSRQIKALEEELGVSLFERGAHSVTLTPAGEVLRGETVKLLKFTDAMVRKVKAEAEGEPLRVGYSPSLASDFLSIAIERFTQLHPRVRITLHDWSSAEMRDGILAGKLDLMVTVPCPGDAIRWEPLRHVGWRVLVPANHPLAKKKRIDPKDLDGQRLLLFEREGYPDYWDRVIRFFKDRNLQAKIAGEFDGIVSLSAAVEAGMGLALAAETTRISGGADARMVMRPLSEEPLTTKVSAGVPATGEVPARVLAFVEELKVAAGS; this is encoded by the coding sequence ATGGAACTGCGTCAGTTGCGGGCGTTTGCGGAGACGGCGGAGGCGGGAAGCATTACCGCCGCGGCCAAGGTGCTGCGTCTCACGCAACCGGCGCTGAGCCGCCAGATCAAGGCGCTGGAGGAGGAGCTCGGCGTATCCCTTTTCGAACGCGGCGCGCATTCCGTGACCCTCACGCCCGCGGGCGAAGTGTTGCGCGGCGAAACGGTGAAGCTGCTGAAATTCACCGACGCGATGGTGCGGAAGGTGAAGGCCGAGGCCGAAGGCGAGCCGCTGCGGGTGGGCTACTCCCCCTCCCTTGCCTCCGATTTCCTCTCGATCGCCATCGAGCGCTTCACCCAGCTCCACCCGCGGGTGCGGATCACACTCCACGATTGGTCCAGCGCGGAGATGCGCGATGGCATCCTGGCCGGCAAGCTGGACCTGATGGTCACCGTGCCCTGCCCCGGCGACGCGATCCGCTGGGAACCGCTGCGCCACGTCGGCTGGCGCGTGCTGGTCCCCGCCAACCATCCGCTGGCGAAGAAAAAGCGCATCGATCCCAAGGACCTCGATGGCCAGCGCCTGCTGCTGTTCGAACGCGAGGGCTACCCGGACTACTGGGACCGCGTGATCCGGTTCTTCAAGGACCGCAACCTCCAGGCGAAGATCGCCGGCGAGTTCGACGGCATCGTCAGCCTCAGCGCGGCGGTGGAAGCGGGGATGGGACTCGCCCTCGCCGCCGAAACCACCCGCATCAGCGGCGGTGCCGACGCCCGCATGGTGATGCGGCCTCTTTCCGAAGAACCCCTCACCACCAAGGTCAGCGCCGGAGTCCCCGCCACCGGTGAGGTGCCCGCACGCGTGCTCGCCTTCGTCGAGGAGCTGAAGGTCGCGGCCGGTTCGTGA
- a CDS encoding Gfo/Idh/MocA family oxidoreductase: protein MNRRNFLALSAFAGSWSLLAPHARAQGANGELRVAVIGFNGRGKGHIEALQKVKGARLVALCDVDSTVLDKAAADLAAKGLVVAKYGDYRKLCESKEIDAVVIATPNHTHTLIAVTAAANGKHVYVEKPVSHNVWEGRKLAEAQAKYKVIIHHGFQRRSETCWEEGLAWLKEGQVGKMTLARGLCYKPRPSIGKVAAPVKPPATVDYDLWCGPREMAPVKRTKFHYDWHWQFPYGNGDLGNQGPHQLDVCRWALGDPALPKAVLSAGARLGYQDDGDWANTQLVWLDYDPVPILFEVRGLPKKGLDYKSGSDVFKDQSIGNIIECEGGWLAGGHLPGCKVFDKDGKVVKEFKGSKSHMQEWIDAVHSGKPRAIHGAESGHLSAALAHIGNISWQTGGDAPMDKIRSAFAEPAREAVDRLAAHLEANGIDPAKTPLKLGAALAVDAKAERFTGPGAEAANARLKGEYRKGFELPL, encoded by the coding sequence ATGAACCGCCGGAATTTCCTCGCGCTCTCGGCCTTCGCCGGAAGCTGGAGCCTGCTGGCTCCGCACGCCCGCGCCCAAGGGGCGAACGGCGAGCTGCGCGTCGCCGTGATCGGTTTCAACGGCCGCGGCAAGGGCCACATCGAGGCCCTGCAGAAGGTGAAGGGCGCGCGGCTCGTCGCGCTGTGCGATGTCGACTCCACCGTGCTCGACAAGGCCGCCGCGGACCTCGCGGCCAAGGGCCTGGTGGTGGCGAAGTACGGGGACTACCGTAAGCTTTGTGAATCGAAGGAGATCGACGCGGTGGTGATCGCCACGCCGAACCACACCCATACCCTCATCGCGGTGACGGCCGCGGCGAATGGCAAGCACGTCTACGTTGAGAAGCCGGTGTCCCACAACGTGTGGGAGGGCCGCAAGCTGGCCGAGGCACAGGCGAAGTACAAGGTGATCATCCACCACGGTTTCCAGCGCCGCTCGGAAACCTGCTGGGAGGAGGGCCTTGCGTGGCTGAAGGAAGGCCAGGTCGGGAAAATGACGCTGGCCCGCGGCCTGTGTTACAAGCCGCGCCCGTCGATCGGCAAGGTCGCCGCGCCGGTGAAGCCGCCCGCGACGGTGGACTATGACCTGTGGTGCGGTCCGCGCGAGATGGCGCCGGTGAAGCGCACGAAGTTCCACTACGACTGGCACTGGCAGTTCCCCTACGGCAATGGCGACCTGGGCAACCAGGGACCGCACCAGCTCGATGTCTGTCGCTGGGCGCTGGGCGATCCGGCCCTGCCGAAGGCGGTGCTCTCCGCCGGGGCGCGGCTCGGTTACCAGGACGATGGTGACTGGGCGAACACCCAACTCGTGTGGCTGGACTATGATCCGGTGCCGATCCTCTTCGAGGTGCGCGGCCTGCCGAAGAAGGGCTTGGACTACAAGAGCGGCAGCGATGTCTTCAAGGACCAGTCGATCGGCAACATCATCGAATGCGAGGGCGGTTGGCTCGCTGGCGGCCATCTGCCGGGCTGCAAGGTCTTCGACAAGGACGGCAAGGTGGTGAAGGAGTTCAAGGGCTCCAAGTCCCACATGCAGGAGTGGATCGATGCCGTGCACTCTGGGAAGCCGCGCGCGATCCACGGCGCGGAGAGCGGCCACCTGTCCGCCGCGCTGGCCCACATCGGGAACATCTCGTGGCAAACCGGTGGCGATGCGCCGATGGACAAGATCCGTTCCGCCTTCGCCGAGCCCGCGCGCGAGGCCGTCGACCGCCTCGCGGCGCACCTTGAGGCGAATGGCATCGATCCGGCGAAGACCCCGCTGAAGTTGGGCGCGGCCCTCGCGGTCGATGCCAAGGCCGAGCGTTTCACCGGTCCCGGCGCCGAGGCCGCGAATGCCCGGTTGAAAGGCGAGTACCGGAAAGGATTCGAACTTCCGTTGTGA
- a CDS encoding DUF2314 domain-containing protein, translating into MARQTIGDEARSDGTMLMVLGAALCIWLASGQHWLVAAETITLIVAGLLLYRHTIAGIYLTLVVILAMGLYNLSVIFRKGFGIKTAIGLLLFVGIWQCWRKYGRILQKQATWDDPLVPGETPLPDPSESEDKPMISIVLLRRHALPLDQDSLSAVVRRAWSHPRKPADDEELFAVGDGSLFIVRNGAGLWTVHNRAHPYFDDVEQAIASVPEMRLQKAVRDHSAWLAVDLTAPFDKSLSAESFYPHIFRLLRELADEDTLAIFRPETGHINVWDDEVAAKLCGPEPLQDFTQRSQPPVIHVEDDDPLMVAAVAEARASFPDFRKRWLERDDGERFLVKGPVRSGNRQEYIWFSVTDLSEETAYGTLDNEPVDLGGLKLGDPVALDLSDLNDWALLPADGTKPLGLHTVKAVDAAGKRALEAADGS; encoded by the coding sequence ATGGCCAGGCAAACGATTGGAGACGAAGCCAGAAGCGACGGCACCATGCTCATGGTGCTCGGAGCCGCCCTCTGCATCTGGCTCGCCTCGGGCCAACACTGGCTGGTGGCCGCTGAAACCATCACCCTCATCGTCGCGGGACTGCTGCTCTACCGGCACACGATCGCTGGCATCTATCTCACCCTCGTGGTGATTCTTGCGATGGGCCTCTACAACCTCTCGGTCATCTTCCGGAAAGGCTTCGGCATCAAGACCGCCATCGGCCTGCTGCTATTCGTGGGCATCTGGCAGTGCTGGCGGAAATACGGGCGCATTCTCCAAAAACAAGCGACCTGGGATGATCCGCTGGTTCCCGGTGAAACCCCGTTGCCCGATCCTTCCGAATCCGAGGACAAGCCGATGATCTCGATTGTCCTGCTCCGGCGCCACGCCTTGCCACTCGATCAGGACTCCCTTTCCGCCGTCGTCCGCCGCGCGTGGAGCCATCCGCGGAAACCCGCAGATGACGAGGAACTGTTCGCGGTGGGTGACGGCTCCTTGTTCATCGTGCGCAATGGAGCGGGGCTTTGGACCGTGCACAACCGGGCCCACCCTTACTTTGACGACGTCGAACAAGCCATCGCGTCGGTTCCTGAAATGCGGCTGCAAAAAGCCGTTCGGGATCACAGTGCCTGGTTGGCAGTCGACCTGACCGCACCATTCGACAAATCGCTGTCGGCGGAATCGTTCTACCCCCACATTTTCCGGCTGCTGCGCGAGCTTGCGGACGAAGACACGCTGGCGATTTTCCGACCGGAAACGGGCCACATCAACGTGTGGGACGACGAGGTCGCGGCCAAGCTGTGCGGCCCGGAACCGCTTCAAGACTTCACCCAACGGTCCCAACCACCGGTGATCCACGTCGAGGACGATGATCCCCTGATGGTGGCCGCGGTCGCCGAAGCCCGGGCTTCTTTCCCCGATTTCAGGAAGCGGTGGCTCGAACGGGACGACGGCGAGAGATTCCTCGTGAAAGGTCCGGTGCGCTCCGGGAACCGACAGGAATACATCTGGTTTTCCGTGACCGATCTCTCGGAGGAAACCGCTTACGGGACCCTGGACAACGAACCGGTGGATCTCGGAGGATTGAAGCTCGGGGACCCGGTGGCCCTGGATCTATCCGATCTGAACGACTGGGCCCTTCTCCCAGCCGATGGCACGAAGCCCCTGGGCCTCCACACGGTGAAGGCGGTGGATGCCGCCGGGAAACGGGCTCTCGAAGCCGCGGATGGAAGTTGA
- a CDS encoding flavodoxin family protein: MKIAIVYFSGTGNTAKLAEAVLEGARSGSGVEAELLAIEGKDIVEGRYANDAVLASLDAADAIIFGSPTYMGGPAGQFKAFADATAGRWFGQQWKDKLAAGFTVSNSPSGDKLNTLQYFQILAAQHGMLWVTLGLLPNVEPAGLNRLGSFGGAMGQAGQLELSDLDKATGRALGERVASVGLKLKA, encoded by the coding sequence ATGAAAATCGCCATCGTCTATTTCTCCGGCACCGGAAACACCGCGAAGCTCGCGGAAGCCGTGCTGGAAGGCGCCCGCTCCGGTTCCGGGGTGGAGGCCGAGCTCCTGGCCATCGAGGGCAAGGACATCGTCGAAGGCCGCTATGCGAACGACGCCGTGTTGGCGTCGCTCGATGCCGCGGACGCGATCATCTTCGGCTCGCCGACCTACATGGGCGGCCCGGCCGGCCAGTTCAAAGCCTTCGCCGACGCCACCGCCGGCCGCTGGTTCGGCCAGCAGTGGAAGGACAAGCTGGCCGCCGGGTTCACCGTTTCGAATTCCCCGAGCGGCGATAAGCTCAACACGCTCCAGTACTTCCAGATCCTCGCCGCCCAGCACGGCATGCTCTGGGTGACCCTGGGGCTGCTGCCGAATGTCGAGCCCGCGGGCTTGAACCGCCTCGGTTCGTTCGGCGGCGCGATGGGCCAGGCCGGGCAGCTCGAATTGTCCGATCTGGACAAGGCCACCGGCCGCGCGCTGGGCGAGCGGGTCGCCTCGGTGGGGCTGAAACTCAAGGCCTGA
- a CDS encoding pirin family protein has product MKTNPTLTVRRSEERGHANHGWLDSHHTFSFADYYDPAHMAFRSLRVINDDRIAPQGGFPSHPHRDMEIFSYVLDGQLAHQDSMGNKRVLNPGEIQLMSAGKGVLHSEFNPSAKDWTHMLQIWIMPRQRQLEPGYTEWKPAPGTENDPKVLVISPDGRDNSATIHQDADIYRVKLAPGQSITHELPEGRGLWLHVARGTAKVADVDLNGGDAISSETAGTYTIAAGAEPLEALLFDIG; this is encoded by the coding sequence ATGAAAACGAACCCGACGCTGACCGTCCGCCGCAGTGAAGAACGAGGCCATGCCAACCACGGTTGGCTGGACAGCCACCACACCTTTTCCTTCGCCGATTATTACGATCCGGCCCACATGGCGTTCCGCTCGCTGCGCGTCATCAATGACGACCGCATCGCGCCGCAGGGCGGATTCCCGAGCCACCCGCACCGGGACATGGAGATCTTCTCCTACGTGCTGGACGGGCAGCTCGCCCACCAGGACTCGATGGGGAACAAGCGCGTGCTCAACCCCGGTGAGATCCAGCTCATGAGCGCCGGCAAGGGCGTGCTCCACTCCGAGTTCAACCCCTCGGCCAAGGACTGGACCCACATGCTCCAGATCTGGATCATGCCGCGCCAGCGCCAGCTCGAGCCCGGCTACACCGAGTGGAAGCCCGCCCCTGGCACGGAGAACGACCCGAAGGTCCTCGTGATCTCGCCGGACGGCCGTGACAATTCCGCCACCATCCACCAGGACGCCGACATCTACCGCGTGAAGCTGGCCCCCGGCCAGTCCATCACCCACGAGCTGCCGGAAGGCCGCGGCCTTTGGCTGCACGTGGCGCGGGGCACCGCGAAGGTCGCGGACGTCGACCTGAATGGCGGCGACGCCATCTCCTCGGAAACCGCGGGCACCTACACCATCGCCGCGGGCGCCGAACCGCTCGAAGCCCTTCTCTTTGACATCGGCTGA
- a CDS encoding DoxX family protein, whose amino-acid sequence MNACLAKLCTRLRGLEAPGRDAVLLFLRLTIGAQFFLTGKGKLAHLDKVSGFFESLHIPAPHFHAVLVANVEMIGGLLLVLGLATRLAAVPLTVSMVVAYLTAHLNDVLHPEDAEGATGLSAFLTHVSAFIDQKPFPFLIVCLVLLAFGAGRISLDHLIGKRCCRTA is encoded by the coding sequence ATGAACGCCTGCCTCGCCAAGCTCTGCACCCGCCTCCGCGGTCTGGAGGCCCCCGGCCGCGACGCGGTCCTGCTTTTCCTCCGCCTCACCATCGGCGCGCAGTTCTTCCTCACCGGGAAAGGCAAGCTCGCCCACCTCGACAAGGTCTCCGGCTTCTTCGAAAGCCTCCACATCCCCGCCCCCCACTTCCACGCGGTGCTGGTGGCCAATGTCGAGATGATCGGCGGCCTGCTGCTGGTGCTCGGTCTGGCCACCCGGCTCGCCGCGGTGCCGCTCACCGTCTCCATGGTCGTCGCCTATCTCACCGCCCACCTGAACGACGTGCTCCACCCCGAGGACGCGGAGGGTGCCACCGGACTCAGCGCGTTCCTGACGCACGTGAGCGCCTTCATTGACCAGAAGCCATTCCCCTTCCTGATCGTCTGCCTGGTGCTGCTGGCCTTCGGCGCGGGACGGATCTCTCTCGATCACCTGATCGGGAAAAGGTGCTGCCGCACGGCCTGA
- a CDS encoding L,D-transpeptidase family protein: MSRALSLLFPMAAFTANLVSCSNFSPLTSVSLPHPAPERHLFEWNDDGGPGEVAVKINLSTQRATYTRGGRPIGWSYVATGKEGHGTPPGRYSITEKLEDKYSGSYGWIEDEFGNTVNGDATPGTRVPTGCHYVPAPMPYWMRITGYGIGMHAGIIPNPGEPASHGCIRLPKPFAPILFDNVRVGTPVTIVYGG, from the coding sequence ATGTCCCGCGCGCTCTCCCTCCTCTTCCCGATGGCCGCTTTCACGGCCAATCTCGTTTCGTGCTCGAATTTCTCGCCATTGACCTCGGTGTCGCTGCCGCATCCGGCTCCGGAGCGGCATTTGTTCGAGTGGAATGACGATGGCGGCCCCGGCGAGGTGGCGGTGAAGATCAACCTGAGCACCCAGCGGGCGACCTACACCCGCGGCGGCCGGCCGATCGGCTGGTCCTATGTGGCCACCGGCAAGGAAGGCCACGGCACGCCGCCGGGCCGCTACTCGATCACCGAGAAACTGGAGGACAAGTATTCCGGCTCCTACGGTTGGATCGAGGATGAGTTCGGCAACACGGTGAACGGCGACGCCACCCCCGGGACCCGTGTCCCGACGGGCTGCCACTACGTTCCCGCGCCGATGCCCTACTGGATGCGCATCACCGGCTACGGCATCGGCATGCACGCCGGGATCATTCCGAACCCCGGTGAGCCCGCTTCCCACGGCTGCATCCGCCTGCCGAAGCCCTTCGCGCCGATCCTCTTCGACAACGTCCGCGTGGGAACGCCGGTGACGATCGTGTACGGAGGATGA
- a CDS encoding MlaD family protein has translation MASSERRTELLVGLFFFTGLLLLGGLILQFGRFGDRIKGHYQVYVVFDDAAGLIKGSEVRMGGAKIGKVAAQPELNENVKVQVVLSVDDRIQIPTNSKFQIASASVLGDKLIAITPPDDKTGTFIEPGQTVLGGAPGGLDAIADQAEKVTQDVRRLMKNAEGTVVKIDSAVDDLRAVTGRLGETVEKVNVSILSDKNLANVDETIANLKDATGEWKKASGELQPTIVDAREAIKSIRSAAEGADKAITDIKPAFKEVPKAVNAIANAADSIGHAVAKAEKSEGLLGTLAYDKDTGTDARTFIRNLRQRGILRYKDAELADENDPRNRFRGKRR, from the coding sequence ATGGCCAGCTCCGAACGCCGCACCGAACTCCTCGTCGGGCTCTTCTTTTTCACCGGCCTGCTCCTGCTCGGCGGGCTGATCCTCCAGTTCGGCCGCTTCGGCGACCGGATCAAGGGCCACTACCAAGTCTACGTGGTCTTCGACGACGCCGCCGGCCTGATCAAGGGTTCCGAAGTCCGCATGGGCGGTGCCAAGATCGGCAAGGTGGCCGCCCAACCCGAGCTCAACGAGAACGTGAAGGTCCAGGTCGTCCTCTCCGTCGACGACCGTATCCAGATTCCCACCAACTCGAAGTTCCAGATCGCCTCGGCCTCGGTGCTCGGGGACAAGCTGATCGCCATCACCCCGCCGGATGACAAGACCGGGACCTTCATCGAACCCGGCCAAACCGTGCTCGGCGGAGCCCCCGGCGGCCTCGACGCCATCGCGGACCAAGCCGAGAAGGTCACCCAGGACGTCCGCCGCCTGATGAAGAACGCCGAGGGCACGGTGGTGAAGATCGACTCCGCCGTGGACGACCTCCGCGCCGTCACCGGCCGTCTCGGCGAAACCGTCGAGAAGGTCAATGTCTCCATCCTCTCCGACAAGAACCTCGCCAACGTCGACGAGACCATCGCCAACCTCAAGGACGCCACCGGCGAGTGGAAGAAGGCCAGCGGCGAACTCCAACCGACGATCGTGGACGCCCGCGAGGCCATCAAATCGATCCGCAGCGCCGCCGAGGGCGCGGACAAGGCGATCACCGACATCAAGCCCGCCTTCAAGGAGGTGCCCAAGGCCGTCAACGCCATTGCCAACGCCGCCGACAGCATCGGCCACGCGGTCGCCAAGGCCGAGAAGAGCGAGGGCCTGCTCGGCACCCTGGCCTACGACAAGGACACCGGCACCGACGCCCGCACCTTCATCCGCAACCTCCGCCAGCGTGGCATCCTGCGCTACAAGGACGCCGAACTGGCCGACGAGAACGACCCCCGCAACCGCTTCCGCGGCAAGCGGCGCTGA
- a CDS encoding DUF2251 domain-containing protein codes for MRPYLGARAEIVAGCPCVIESDAVGQPHGVVFEDDGGTGYFYARDYRIEGSLFVDALHVYTVKEGSEGERPSSLRIIWSNDWRKAALLINDSPLAMFDFERRTGYSLDVFPDPDPKSGWHRAPWSSDLKGHFYQD; via the coding sequence ATGAGGCCGTATTTGGGAGCCCGAGCGGAAATCGTCGCGGGGTGTCCGTGCGTCATCGAGAGCGATGCCGTGGGCCAGCCCCACGGGGTGGTCTTTGAGGACGACGGCGGCACCGGTTACTTTTACGCCAGGGATTACCGTATCGAGGGCTCGCTGTTCGTTGACGCCCTCCACGTTTACACGGTGAAGGAGGGGAGTGAGGGCGAGAGGCCTTCCTCGCTCCGGATCATCTGGTCCAACGATTGGAGGAAGGCCGCGCTTCTGATCAACGATTCTCCCCTGGCGATGTTCGATTTCGAACGGAGAACCGGCTATTCCCTCGATGTGTTCCCGGATCCTGATCCCAAGTCGGGTTGGCATCGAGCCCCGTGGAGCAGCGACTTGAAGGGCCATTTCTATCAGGATTGA
- a CDS encoding RNA polymerase sigma factor yields the protein MSEFQELVDAHYQPLFRFAVSLTRDPDRAADLVQETFCTWAEKGDQLRDRSKAKTWLFTTLHREFLGQRRRASRYSDEPVESLHGTLASSEDDPDRQMDGQRALELLGSLDETFRAPLALFYLQQHSYKEIAEILEIPIGTVMSRIARAKDMLRRQMTAEPASAPKNILQLNPEALRQHHG from the coding sequence ATGAGTGAATTCCAGGAATTGGTCGACGCCCACTACCAACCGTTGTTCCGGTTCGCGGTGTCGTTGACCCGTGACCCGGACCGGGCGGCGGACCTGGTGCAGGAGACCTTCTGCACCTGGGCGGAAAAGGGCGACCAGCTCCGCGACCGCTCGAAGGCGAAGACCTGGCTCTTCACCACCCTGCACCGCGAGTTCCTCGGCCAGCGCCGCCGCGCCTCCCGCTACTCCGATGAGCCGGTGGAATCCCTGCACGGCACCCTGGCCTCCAGCGAGGACGATCCCGACCGCCAGATGGACGGCCAGCGCGCCCTGGAGCTGCTCGGCTCGCTCGACGAAACTTTCCGCGCCCCCCTCGCCCTCTTTTATCTCCAGCAGCACAGCTACAAGGAGATCGCCGAAATCCTGGAGATCCCCATCGGCACCGTCATGTCCCGCATCGCCCGCGCCAAGGACATGCTGCGCCGCCAGATGACCGCCGAACCGGCCAGCGCGCCGAAGAACATCCTCCAACTCAACCCGGAGGCCTTGCGACAGCACCATGGATAA
- a CDS encoding YceI family protein has translation MKTTMLLGSAALLALGLVSCNDPAKNTAKADVKDAVTKSDTGAAGGTKYTFTPNSKIGFVGAKVTASHPGGFKTFSGYFTVKDGAPVGNEHKVTIDMSSTFADGGNEEGSAKLTGHLKSPDFFDVAKFPQSTFDVTELKKNSDTSYTVSGNFTLHGVTKNISFPATVAKDGETVKIASEFNIKRQDFGINYPGMADNLIKDEVVIKLDLEAKPGA, from the coding sequence ATGAAAACGACCATGCTCCTCGGCTCCGCCGCCCTCCTCGCGCTCGGCCTCGTCTCCTGCAACGACCCGGCCAAGAACACCGCCAAGGCCGACGTGAAGGACGCCGTGACCAAGTCCGACACCGGTGCCGCCGGTGGCACGAAATACACCTTCACCCCGAACTCCAAGATCGGCTTCGTGGGCGCGAAGGTCACCGCCAGCCATCCCGGCGGTTTCAAGACCTTCAGCGGCTACTTCACCGTGAAGGACGGCGCCCCCGTGGGCAACGAGCACAAGGTGACCATCGACATGTCCTCCACCTTCGCCGATGGCGGGAACGAGGAAGGCTCCGCGAAACTGACCGGCCACCTGAAGTCCCCGGACTTCTTCGACGTCGCGAAGTTCCCGCAGTCCACCTTCGACGTCACCGAGCTGAAGAAGAACTCCGACACCAGCTACACCGTTTCCGGGAACTTCACGCTCCACGGCGTGACCAAGAACATCTCCTTCCCCGCCACCGTGGCGAAGGACGGCGAGACGGTGAAGATCGCCTCCGAGTTCAACATCAAGCGCCAGGACTTCGGGATCAACTACCCGGGCATGGCCGACAACCTCATCAAGGACGAGGTCGTGATCAAACTCGACCTCGAGGCCAAGCCGGGCGCCTGA
- a CDS encoding ATP-binding cassette domain-containing protein, whose product MADAAEAETFIQIRGLEQRFGSQHVLRGVDMDIHRGETLCLLGGSGGGKSVLVKHLPGLLKPRKGTIHVDGVEIGCLKERQFGPIRKKIGMMFQGGALFDSLTVAQNVAFPLREQGMKDDKEIARLVSEALEIVRLPGQEKKMPSDLSGGMRKRVALARAVVSRPACVLYDEPHAGLDPITGDSIDHLIKDLQRSHGITNVVITHEMRSVFRIADRIVFLKEGRVYWTGLPDELQNTTDPELRAFIEGDSGEPWDN is encoded by the coding sequence ATGGCCGACGCCGCCGAAGCCGAAACCTTCATCCAGATCCGCGGGCTCGAACAACGGTTCGGCAGCCAGCACGTTCTGCGCGGCGTGGACATGGACATCCACCGCGGGGAAACCCTGTGCCTGCTGGGCGGCTCCGGCGGCGGCAAGTCCGTGCTGGTGAAGCACCTGCCCGGCCTGCTGAAGCCGAGGAAGGGCACCATCCACGTCGATGGCGTGGAAATCGGCTGTCTGAAGGAACGCCAGTTCGGCCCGATCCGGAAGAAGATCGGCATGATGTTCCAGGGCGGCGCCCTCTTCGACTCGCTGACAGTGGCCCAGAACGTGGCCTTCCCGCTGCGCGAGCAGGGCATGAAGGATGACAAGGAGATCGCCCGCCTCGTCAGCGAGGCGCTCGAAATCGTCCGCCTGCCCGGCCAGGAGAAGAAAATGCCCTCCGACCTCTCCGGCGGCATGCGCAAGCGCGTGGCCCTCGCCCGCGCCGTGGTTTCCCGCCCTGCCTGCGTGCTCTACGACGAGCCCCACGCCGGCCTCGATCCGATCACCGGTGACTCGATCGACCACCTCATCAAGGATCTCCAGCGGTCCCACGGCATCACCAATGTGGTGATCACCCACGAAATGCGGAGTGTCTTCCGCATTGCCGACCGTATCGTTTTCCTGAAGGAAGGGCGCGTCTACTGGACCGGCCTCCCGGACGAACTCCAGAACACCACCGACCCGGAACTCCGCGCCTTCATCGAGGGCGATTCCGGTGAGCCGTGGGACAACTGA
- a CDS encoding PmoA family protein, with translation MKALLPLLILAAALPASAAFRTESGKGSLKVLDGDKLVTEYRTDSRVPYLAPLLSPGGATLNRHWPMEDGVAGEEKDHPHHRSLWLSHGEVDGFDFWAWKGKGDPKIEHQEFSEVKADEKSATFTVSLLWNADGATRLKEKRTYTIRKTDADTTEIEVATVLESAEEKTVFGDTKEGFFGLRVDRTLRLKGPEAKGHIVDNEGRKDEDCWGKRSNWVAFTGPDEKGEPTVIAMMDHTSNFRHPSWWHARDYGLLAANPFGIHDFEGKKDSKPGEYTLKKGEKLTFRYLVVLHHGTEESAKLAERWNTFSK, from the coding sequence ATGAAAGCGCTATTGCCTCTCCTCATTCTCGCCGCCGCGCTGCCGGCTTCCGCTGCCTTCCGCACAGAAAGCGGCAAGGGCTCGCTGAAGGTGCTCGATGGCGACAAGCTCGTAACCGAGTACCGCACGGACTCCCGTGTGCCCTACCTCGCGCCGCTGCTGTCGCCCGGTGGTGCCACGCTGAACCGCCACTGGCCGATGGAGGACGGCGTGGCGGGCGAGGAGAAGGACCACCCGCACCACCGTTCGCTGTGGTTGTCCCACGGCGAGGTCGATGGCTTCGACTTCTGGGCGTGGAAGGGCAAGGGCGACCCGAAGATCGAGCACCAGGAATTTTCCGAGGTCAAAGCCGACGAGAAATCCGCCACCTTCACCGTGTCGCTGCTGTGGAACGCGGACGGTGCCACCCGCCTGAAGGAGAAGCGCACCTACACCATTCGCAAGACCGACGCGGACACCACCGAGATCGAGGTGGCCACGGTGCTGGAGTCCGCGGAGGAGAAGACGGTTTTCGGCGACACCAAGGAGGGTTTCTTCGGCCTGCGCGTGGACCGCACGCTGCGCCTGAAGGGGCCGGAGGCGAAGGGCCACATCGTGGACAACGAGGGCCGCAAGGACGAGGACTGCTGGGGCAAGCGCTCGAACTGGGTGGCCTTCACCGGCCCCGATGAGAAGGGTGAGCCCACCGTGATCGCGATGATGGACCACACCTCGAACTTCCGCCACCCGTCCTGGTGGCACGCGCGCGATTACGGCCTGCTGGCGGCGAACCCCTTCGGCATCCACGATTTCGAGGGCAAGAAGGACTCGAAGCCGGGCGAGTACACCCTGAAGAAGGGCGAGAAGCTCACGTTCCGCTACCTCGTCGTGCTCCACCACGGCACCGAGGAGAGCGCGAAGCTGGCCGAGCGCTGGAACACGTTCTCCAAATAA